Proteins encoded within one genomic window of Bombus terrestris chromosome 11, iyBomTerr1.2, whole genome shotgun sequence:
- the LOC105666233 gene encoding serine hydrolase-like protein: MNQKRTSIEVKFPVPWGHIAGKIYGSLKEKRVLMVHGILDNAGTFDRLIEHLPQKYQYVNIDLPGHGLSSPMPPGMPLHYFDYVHSILFVLDALKWQTCIYIGHSFGAHIASYFSILYPGRLEKIVALDGFLPFVVKDIVPYIQDVYNLNAYTKDSNILYTKDEIMYALQFKRFETLRMEAAEALFKRAVIKVGDLYKFNRDTRLRHVVRPFFTMEQHKEIFKKYTTKTLIIIADNSARVNILLQIVKTLPSITNKTDLFTVIQVRGNHDVHNNYPEWVAPHICKFLDDNLQSKL, translated from the coding sequence atgaatcAAAAAAGAACATCAATAGAAGTGAAATTCCCAGTACCGTGGGGTCATATTGCAGGCAAGATCTATGGATctctgaaagaaaaaagagttcTAATGGTGCATGGTATTTTAGACAATGCTGGTACATTTGACAGGTTAATTGAACACCTTCCACAGAAATACCAATATGTGAATATAGATTTGCCAGGACACGGACTCTCATCTCCAATGCCACCTGGAATGCCATTGCATTATTTTGATTATGTCCATTCGATATTGTTTGTTTTGGATGCACTAAAATGGCAAACCTGTATATATATTGGACACAGTTTTGGAGCTCATATTGCATCATATTTCAGTATTTTGTACCCTGGAAGACTTGAAAAAATTGTAGCACTCGATGGATTTCTACCTTTTGTGGTTAAGGATATTGTTCCTTATATTCAAGATGTATATAATTTAAACGCTTATACTAAAGATTCTAATATACTTTATACTAAAGATGAAATTATGTATGCTTTGCAATTTAAAAGATTTGAGACATTAAGAATGGAGGCTGCAGAAGCTTTATTCAAACGTGCAGTCATTAAGGTTGGTGATTTGTACAAATTTAATCGTGATACAAGATTAAGACATGTTGTTAGACCATTTTTTACAATGGAGCAACACaaggaaatttttaaaaagtatacaactaaaacattaataattatAGCGGATAATTCCGCACGAGTAAATATTTTGTTGCAAATTGTAAAAACATTACCATCAATTACTAACAAAACTGATCTTTTTACTGTAATTCAAGTCAGAGGAAATCACGATGTACATAATAATTATCCCGAGTGGGTAGCACcacatatatgtaaatttctAGATGATAATTTACaaagtaaattgtaa
- the LOC100651844 gene encoding protein arginine N-methyltransferase 9 isoform X1, giving the protein MQRELNEIVEKSLQKAYDHNRTGNVGKAYAYYTVVAELCPPKRLEIEEAFVNVLCQWGIQLAGENRFADVVLCYKRSLDIYPNNPRMLNNFAAHLLRNNDPIEAIKYLKRALQANPSFLPAERNLENAYSMAVDRWHFPMLNDKQRNMAFECVIRKRISQGYDTVLDVGTGTGLLSLYAQNAGAKKIYACECSPTMLKIAEKVFETNNARDIILLPKLSSDLVIPTDIAERVKLVVTETFDAGLFGEHVIPSMMSVHSNVLDKNGIVIPMGATLYIAAVECEYIRNKSAVMFDKIKHFCPLNFDNVSVLLDEEYYDTDNLKNVEVNYIVEPTAFFTINFNDLSDLQQFNTDGIKNIIDITCKRSGTIDGLITWFKLHLDEEITIDTSEKKSCWQVAIFPTIPKSLQKGDAVAIKGEMLKGKLKCSYSSNNSQCDNYDHKFLYRLPKEVIMFLNDVEYIKLLTEVSKSFTNKEIHSILDTSPFPIYGLILLKENKHSNILYYKNENIAFQQFIKQIAEQNGFKDKLCIISKYNHISDSLDTIFIHDFDIKGELKDYSEEYNYEFFRCLLKPNGILLPEQIFFVGQLVFSDDLPNMAYVEDKNLQDISTFAFNTPNCEKETHNTFNNTTSYGIAQYINEFKINQIFDLNSSLYLYEALSDINVLIEMRENEVAERVINFGKISATNNKLFPNALVCWYKVRLTLNHNYDTKRNGSFMNHMAILLEDELKNSILQGNEVCIKVLQGEGIIRVKVK; this is encoded by the exons ATGCAGAGAGAATTAAACGAAATAGTTGAGAAGTCATTACAAAAAGCTTACGATCATAATAGAACTGGGAATGTAGGAAAAGCATATGCATATTATACGGTTGTTGCAGAGCTATGTCCTCCAAAAAGATTAGAAATTGAAGAAGCATTTGTTAATGTTCTCT GTCAATGGGGAATACAGTTAGCAGGTGAGAATAGATTTGCAGATGTTGTTTTATGTTACAAACGTTCATTAGATATTTATCCAAACAATCCTcgtatgttaaataattttgcaGCGCATCTCTTAAG GAATAATGATCCAATAGAGGCAATAAAATACTTAAAGAGAGCCCTGCAAGCGAATCCTAGTTTTTTACCAGCAGAAAGGAATTTGGAAAATGCATATAGCATGGCTGTAGATAGATGGCATTTTCCAATGTTAAATGACAAGCAGAGAAATATGGCATTTGAGTGTGTAATTCGCAAGAGAATTTCTCAAGGATATGATACTGTATTAGATGTAGGAACTGGTACAGGGTTATTAAGTTTATATGCACAGAATGCAGGTGCTAAAAAAATTTATGCCTGTGAATGTTCACCAACAATGTTAAAAATTGCAGAGAAAGTATTTGAGACCAACAATGCCAGAGACATAATATTATTACCGAAACTTTCTTCAGACCTTGTAATCCCTACAGATATTGCAGAAAG AGTAAAATTAGTAGTTACAGAAACTTTTGATGCTGGTTTATTTGGAGAACATGTGATACCATCCATGATGAGCGTACATTCAAATGTTTTGGATAAGAATGGCATAGTAATACCAATGGGTGCTACACTTTACATAGCTGCTGTTGAATGTGAATATATAAGAAACAAATCAGCTGTGatgtttgataaaataaaacatttttgtccTCTAAATTTTGATAATGTGTCTGTATTATTGGATGAGGAATACTACGACAcagacaatttaaaaaatgtggAAGTTAATTACATAGTAGAACCCACAGCGTTTTTCACTATCAATTTCAACGACTTGTCAGACTTACAACAATTTAATACAgatggaataaaaaatattatagatataacGTGTAAACGTAGTGGTACTATAGATGGTTTAATAACATGGTTTAAGTTACATCTTGATGAGGAAATAACAATAGACACTTCAGAAAAAAAATCATGTTGGCAAGTTGCCATTTTTCCTACAATACCAAAATCATTACAGAAAGGTGATGCAGTTGCTATTAAGGGAGAAATGTTGAAAGGAAAACTTAAATGCTCATATTCATCAAACAATTCTCAATGTGATAACTACGATCATAAATTTTTGTACCGTTTACCAAAAGAAGTCATAATGTTTTTAAATGATGTAGAGTACATAAAATTACTTACCGAGGTTAGCAAATCATTCACTAACAAAGAAATACACAGTATTTTAGATACTTCCCCATTTCCTATTTATGGATTAATATTACTAAAAGAAAATAAGCATAGCAATATTTTATACTACAAAAATGAAAACATAGCATTTCAACAATTTATCAAACAAATAGCAGAACAAAATGGTTTCAAGGATAAATTATGTATCATATCAAAATATAATCATATTTCCGATTCCTTAGATACTATATTTATTCATGATTTTGACATTAAAGGAGAATTGAAAGATTATAGTGAGGAAtataattatgaattttttCG ATGTTTACTTAAACCAAATGGCATTTTGTTGCCTGAACAGATATTTTTTGTAGGTCAGCTTGTATTTTCTGATGACTTGCCAAATATGGCTTATGTAgaagataaaaatttacaaGATATATCAACGTTTGCATTTAATACACCAAATTGTGAAAAG GAAACACATAATACTTTTAATAACACAACTTCTTATGGTATTGCACAATACATTAACGAATTTaag ataaatcaaatttttgaTTTGAATTCGAGTTTGTATTTGTATGAAGCTTTATCCGATATAAATGTATTGATAGAAATGAGAGAAAATGAAGTTGCTGAACGTGTgataaattttggaaaaataagtgcaactaataataaattatttccaaaTGCTTTAGTATGTTGGTACAAAGTCAGATTGACGTTAAATCATAATTATGATACAAAAAGAAATGGATCGTTTATGAATCATATGGCAATATTACTAGAAGATGAATTAAAGAATTCCATTTTACAAGGTAATGAAGTATGTATAAAAGTTCTGCAAGGTGAAGGTATAATTCGGGTAAaagtaaaatga
- the LOC100651844 gene encoding protein arginine N-methyltransferase 9 isoform X2 produces MQRELNEIVEKSLQKAYDHNRTGNVGKAYAYYTVVAELCPPKRLEIEEAFVNVLCQWGIQLAGENRFADVVLCYKRSLDIYPNNPRMLNNFAAHLLRNNDPIEAIKYLKRALQANPSFLPAERNLENAYSMAVDRWHFPMLNDKQRNMAFECVIRKRISQGYDTVLDVGTEKVFETNNARDIILLPKLSSDLVIPTDIAERVKLVVTETFDAGLFGEHVIPSMMSVHSNVLDKNGIVIPMGATLYIAAVECEYIRNKSAVMFDKIKHFCPLNFDNVSVLLDEEYYDTDNLKNVEVNYIVEPTAFFTINFNDLSDLQQFNTDGIKNIIDITCKRSGTIDGLITWFKLHLDEEITIDTSEKKSCWQVAIFPTIPKSLQKGDAVAIKGEMLKGKLKCSYSSNNSQCDNYDHKFLYRLPKEVIMFLNDVEYIKLLTEVSKSFTNKEIHSILDTSPFPIYGLILLKENKHSNILYYKNENIAFQQFIKQIAEQNGFKDKLCIISKYNHISDSLDTIFIHDFDIKGELKDYSEEYNYEFFRCLLKPNGILLPEQIFFVGQLVFSDDLPNMAYVEDKNLQDISTFAFNTPNCEKETHNTFNNTTSYGIAQYINEFKINQIFDLNSSLYLYEALSDINVLIEMRENEVAERVINFGKISATNNKLFPNALVCWYKVRLTLNHNYDTKRNGSFMNHMAILLEDELKNSILQGNEVCIKVLQGEGIIRVKVK; encoded by the exons ATGCAGAGAGAATTAAACGAAATAGTTGAGAAGTCATTACAAAAAGCTTACGATCATAATAGAACTGGGAATGTAGGAAAAGCATATGCATATTATACGGTTGTTGCAGAGCTATGTCCTCCAAAAAGATTAGAAATTGAAGAAGCATTTGTTAATGTTCTCT GTCAATGGGGAATACAGTTAGCAGGTGAGAATAGATTTGCAGATGTTGTTTTATGTTACAAACGTTCATTAGATATTTATCCAAACAATCCTcgtatgttaaataattttgcaGCGCATCTCTTAAG GAATAATGATCCAATAGAGGCAATAAAATACTTAAAGAGAGCCCTGCAAGCGAATCCTAGTTTTTTACCAGCAGAAAGGAATTTGGAAAATGCATATAGCATGGCTGTAGATAGATGGCATTTTCCAATGTTAAATGACAAGCAGAGAAATATGGCATTTGAGTGTGTAATTCGCAAGAGAATTTCTCAAGGATATGATACTGTATTAGATGTAGGAACTG AGAAAGTATTTGAGACCAACAATGCCAGAGACATAATATTATTACCGAAACTTTCTTCAGACCTTGTAATCCCTACAGATATTGCAGAAAG AGTAAAATTAGTAGTTACAGAAACTTTTGATGCTGGTTTATTTGGAGAACATGTGATACCATCCATGATGAGCGTACATTCAAATGTTTTGGATAAGAATGGCATAGTAATACCAATGGGTGCTACACTTTACATAGCTGCTGTTGAATGTGAATATATAAGAAACAAATCAGCTGTGatgtttgataaaataaaacatttttgtccTCTAAATTTTGATAATGTGTCTGTATTATTGGATGAGGAATACTACGACAcagacaatttaaaaaatgtggAAGTTAATTACATAGTAGAACCCACAGCGTTTTTCACTATCAATTTCAACGACTTGTCAGACTTACAACAATTTAATACAgatggaataaaaaatattatagatataacGTGTAAACGTAGTGGTACTATAGATGGTTTAATAACATGGTTTAAGTTACATCTTGATGAGGAAATAACAATAGACACTTCAGAAAAAAAATCATGTTGGCAAGTTGCCATTTTTCCTACAATACCAAAATCATTACAGAAAGGTGATGCAGTTGCTATTAAGGGAGAAATGTTGAAAGGAAAACTTAAATGCTCATATTCATCAAACAATTCTCAATGTGATAACTACGATCATAAATTTTTGTACCGTTTACCAAAAGAAGTCATAATGTTTTTAAATGATGTAGAGTACATAAAATTACTTACCGAGGTTAGCAAATCATTCACTAACAAAGAAATACACAGTATTTTAGATACTTCCCCATTTCCTATTTATGGATTAATATTACTAAAAGAAAATAAGCATAGCAATATTTTATACTACAAAAATGAAAACATAGCATTTCAACAATTTATCAAACAAATAGCAGAACAAAATGGTTTCAAGGATAAATTATGTATCATATCAAAATATAATCATATTTCCGATTCCTTAGATACTATATTTATTCATGATTTTGACATTAAAGGAGAATTGAAAGATTATAGTGAGGAAtataattatgaattttttCG ATGTTTACTTAAACCAAATGGCATTTTGTTGCCTGAACAGATATTTTTTGTAGGTCAGCTTGTATTTTCTGATGACTTGCCAAATATGGCTTATGTAgaagataaaaatttacaaGATATATCAACGTTTGCATTTAATACACCAAATTGTGAAAAG GAAACACATAATACTTTTAATAACACAACTTCTTATGGTATTGCACAATACATTAACGAATTTaag ataaatcaaatttttgaTTTGAATTCGAGTTTGTATTTGTATGAAGCTTTATCCGATATAAATGTATTGATAGAAATGAGAGAAAATGAAGTTGCTGAACGTGTgataaattttggaaaaataagtgcaactaataataaattatttccaaaTGCTTTAGTATGTTGGTACAAAGTCAGATTGACGTTAAATCATAATTATGATACAAAAAGAAATGGATCGTTTATGAATCATATGGCAATATTACTAGAAGATGAATTAAAGAATTCCATTTTACAAGGTAATGAAGTATGTATAAAAGTTCTGCAAGGTGAAGGTATAATTCGGGTAAaagtaaaatga
- the LOC100651844 gene encoding protein arginine N-methyltransferase 9 isoform X3, translating to MGNTVSRNNDPIEAIKYLKRALQANPSFLPAERNLENAYSMAVDRWHFPMLNDKQRNMAFECVIRKRISQGYDTVLDVGTGTGLLSLYAQNAGAKKIYACECSPTMLKIAEKVFETNNARDIILLPKLSSDLVIPTDIAERVKLVVTETFDAGLFGEHVIPSMMSVHSNVLDKNGIVIPMGATLYIAAVECEYIRNKSAVMFDKIKHFCPLNFDNVSVLLDEEYYDTDNLKNVEVNYIVEPTAFFTINFNDLSDLQQFNTDGIKNIIDITCKRSGTIDGLITWFKLHLDEEITIDTSEKKSCWQVAIFPTIPKSLQKGDAVAIKGEMLKGKLKCSYSSNNSQCDNYDHKFLYRLPKEVIMFLNDVEYIKLLTEVSKSFTNKEIHSILDTSPFPIYGLILLKENKHSNILYYKNENIAFQQFIKQIAEQNGFKDKLCIISKYNHISDSLDTIFIHDFDIKGELKDYSEEYNYEFFRCLLKPNGILLPEQIFFVGQLVFSDDLPNMAYVEDKNLQDISTFAFNTPNCEKETHNTFNNTTSYGIAQYINEFKINQIFDLNSSLYLYEALSDINVLIEMRENEVAERVINFGKISATNNKLFPNALVCWYKVRLTLNHNYDTKRNGSFMNHMAILLEDELKNSILQGNEVCIKVLQGEGIIRVKVK from the exons ATGGGGAATACAGTTAGCAG GAATAATGATCCAATAGAGGCAATAAAATACTTAAAGAGAGCCCTGCAAGCGAATCCTAGTTTTTTACCAGCAGAAAGGAATTTGGAAAATGCATATAGCATGGCTGTAGATAGATGGCATTTTCCAATGTTAAATGACAAGCAGAGAAATATGGCATTTGAGTGTGTAATTCGCAAGAGAATTTCTCAAGGATATGATACTGTATTAGATGTAGGAACTGGTACAGGGTTATTAAGTTTATATGCACAGAATGCAGGTGCTAAAAAAATTTATGCCTGTGAATGTTCACCAACAATGTTAAAAATTGCAGAGAAAGTATTTGAGACCAACAATGCCAGAGACATAATATTATTACCGAAACTTTCTTCAGACCTTGTAATCCCTACAGATATTGCAGAAAG AGTAAAATTAGTAGTTACAGAAACTTTTGATGCTGGTTTATTTGGAGAACATGTGATACCATCCATGATGAGCGTACATTCAAATGTTTTGGATAAGAATGGCATAGTAATACCAATGGGTGCTACACTTTACATAGCTGCTGTTGAATGTGAATATATAAGAAACAAATCAGCTGTGatgtttgataaaataaaacatttttgtccTCTAAATTTTGATAATGTGTCTGTATTATTGGATGAGGAATACTACGACAcagacaatttaaaaaatgtggAAGTTAATTACATAGTAGAACCCACAGCGTTTTTCACTATCAATTTCAACGACTTGTCAGACTTACAACAATTTAATACAgatggaataaaaaatattatagatataacGTGTAAACGTAGTGGTACTATAGATGGTTTAATAACATGGTTTAAGTTACATCTTGATGAGGAAATAACAATAGACACTTCAGAAAAAAAATCATGTTGGCAAGTTGCCATTTTTCCTACAATACCAAAATCATTACAGAAAGGTGATGCAGTTGCTATTAAGGGAGAAATGTTGAAAGGAAAACTTAAATGCTCATATTCATCAAACAATTCTCAATGTGATAACTACGATCATAAATTTTTGTACCGTTTACCAAAAGAAGTCATAATGTTTTTAAATGATGTAGAGTACATAAAATTACTTACCGAGGTTAGCAAATCATTCACTAACAAAGAAATACACAGTATTTTAGATACTTCCCCATTTCCTATTTATGGATTAATATTACTAAAAGAAAATAAGCATAGCAATATTTTATACTACAAAAATGAAAACATAGCATTTCAACAATTTATCAAACAAATAGCAGAACAAAATGGTTTCAAGGATAAATTATGTATCATATCAAAATATAATCATATTTCCGATTCCTTAGATACTATATTTATTCATGATTTTGACATTAAAGGAGAATTGAAAGATTATAGTGAGGAAtataattatgaattttttCG ATGTTTACTTAAACCAAATGGCATTTTGTTGCCTGAACAGATATTTTTTGTAGGTCAGCTTGTATTTTCTGATGACTTGCCAAATATGGCTTATGTAgaagataaaaatttacaaGATATATCAACGTTTGCATTTAATACACCAAATTGTGAAAAG GAAACACATAATACTTTTAATAACACAACTTCTTATGGTATTGCACAATACATTAACGAATTTaag ataaatcaaatttttgaTTTGAATTCGAGTTTGTATTTGTATGAAGCTTTATCCGATATAAATGTATTGATAGAAATGAGAGAAAATGAAGTTGCTGAACGTGTgataaattttggaaaaataagtgcaactaataataaattatttccaaaTGCTTTAGTATGTTGGTACAAAGTCAGATTGACGTTAAATCATAATTATGATACAAAAAGAAATGGATCGTTTATGAATCATATGGCAATATTACTAGAAGATGAATTAAAGAATTCCATTTTACAAGGTAATGAAGTATGTATAAAAGTTCTGCAAGGTGAAGGTATAATTCGGGTAAaagtaaaatga
- the LOC100651844 gene encoding protein arginine N-methyltransferase 7 isoform X4 → MAVDRWHFPMLNDKQRNMAFECVIRKRISQGYDTVLDVGTGTGLLSLYAQNAGAKKIYACECSPTMLKIAEKVFETNNARDIILLPKLSSDLVIPTDIAERVKLVVTETFDAGLFGEHVIPSMMSVHSNVLDKNGIVIPMGATLYIAAVECEYIRNKSAVMFDKIKHFCPLNFDNVSVLLDEEYYDTDNLKNVEVNYIVEPTAFFTINFNDLSDLQQFNTDGIKNIIDITCKRSGTIDGLITWFKLHLDEEITIDTSEKKSCWQVAIFPTIPKSLQKGDAVAIKGEMLKGKLKCSYSSNNSQCDNYDHKFLYRLPKEVIMFLNDVEYIKLLTEVSKSFTNKEIHSILDTSPFPIYGLILLKENKHSNILYYKNENIAFQQFIKQIAEQNGFKDKLCIISKYNHISDSLDTIFIHDFDIKGELKDYSEEYNYEFFRCLLKPNGILLPEQIFFVGQLVFSDDLPNMAYVEDKNLQDISTFAFNTPNCEKETHNTFNNTTSYGIAQYINEFKINQIFDLNSSLYLYEALSDINVLIEMRENEVAERVINFGKISATNNKLFPNALVCWYKVRLTLNHNYDTKRNGSFMNHMAILLEDELKNSILQGNEVCIKVLQGEGIIRVKVK, encoded by the exons ATGGCTGTAGATAGATGGCATTTTCCAATGTTAAATGACAAGCAGAGAAATATGGCATTTGAGTGTGTAATTCGCAAGAGAATTTCTCAAGGATATGATACTGTATTAGATGTAGGAACTGGTACAGGGTTATTAAGTTTATATGCACAGAATGCAGGTGCTAAAAAAATTTATGCCTGTGAATGTTCACCAACAATGTTAAAAATTGCAGAGAAAGTATTTGAGACCAACAATGCCAGAGACATAATATTATTACCGAAACTTTCTTCAGACCTTGTAATCCCTACAGATATTGCAGAAAG AGTAAAATTAGTAGTTACAGAAACTTTTGATGCTGGTTTATTTGGAGAACATGTGATACCATCCATGATGAGCGTACATTCAAATGTTTTGGATAAGAATGGCATAGTAATACCAATGGGTGCTACACTTTACATAGCTGCTGTTGAATGTGAATATATAAGAAACAAATCAGCTGTGatgtttgataaaataaaacatttttgtccTCTAAATTTTGATAATGTGTCTGTATTATTGGATGAGGAATACTACGACAcagacaatttaaaaaatgtggAAGTTAATTACATAGTAGAACCCACAGCGTTTTTCACTATCAATTTCAACGACTTGTCAGACTTACAACAATTTAATACAgatggaataaaaaatattatagatataacGTGTAAACGTAGTGGTACTATAGATGGTTTAATAACATGGTTTAAGTTACATCTTGATGAGGAAATAACAATAGACACTTCAGAAAAAAAATCATGTTGGCAAGTTGCCATTTTTCCTACAATACCAAAATCATTACAGAAAGGTGATGCAGTTGCTATTAAGGGAGAAATGTTGAAAGGAAAACTTAAATGCTCATATTCATCAAACAATTCTCAATGTGATAACTACGATCATAAATTTTTGTACCGTTTACCAAAAGAAGTCATAATGTTTTTAAATGATGTAGAGTACATAAAATTACTTACCGAGGTTAGCAAATCATTCACTAACAAAGAAATACACAGTATTTTAGATACTTCCCCATTTCCTATTTATGGATTAATATTACTAAAAGAAAATAAGCATAGCAATATTTTATACTACAAAAATGAAAACATAGCATTTCAACAATTTATCAAACAAATAGCAGAACAAAATGGTTTCAAGGATAAATTATGTATCATATCAAAATATAATCATATTTCCGATTCCTTAGATACTATATTTATTCATGATTTTGACATTAAAGGAGAATTGAAAGATTATAGTGAGGAAtataattatgaattttttCG ATGTTTACTTAAACCAAATGGCATTTTGTTGCCTGAACAGATATTTTTTGTAGGTCAGCTTGTATTTTCTGATGACTTGCCAAATATGGCTTATGTAgaagataaaaatttacaaGATATATCAACGTTTGCATTTAATACACCAAATTGTGAAAAG GAAACACATAATACTTTTAATAACACAACTTCTTATGGTATTGCACAATACATTAACGAATTTaag ataaatcaaatttttgaTTTGAATTCGAGTTTGTATTTGTATGAAGCTTTATCCGATATAAATGTATTGATAGAAATGAGAGAAAATGAAGTTGCTGAACGTGTgataaattttggaaaaataagtgcaactaataataaattatttccaaaTGCTTTAGTATGTTGGTACAAAGTCAGATTGACGTTAAATCATAATTATGATACAAAAAGAAATGGATCGTTTATGAATCATATGGCAATATTACTAGAAGATGAATTAAAGAATTCCATTTTACAAGGTAATGAAGTATGTATAAAAGTTCTGCAAGGTGAAGGTATAATTCGGGTAAaagtaaaatga